The proteins below are encoded in one region of Apium graveolens cultivar Ventura chromosome 4, ASM990537v1, whole genome shotgun sequence:
- the LOC141717760 gene encoding MLO-like protein 4, with protein sequence MEEGGKSLAETPTWAVATVISAMVLLGWLFLASLELFDKWLDRTKRKALLAALEKIRDELMLFGLLSLLMGHWIVYVAKICIKTSKVSRRFYPCALESELDDQISRIDISDLNNTFKNYSVPQQLINTAVHHYCPEGHESFASHESMEQLHRFLFVLGTSHVFYSFVAIALAMIKIYSWRVWEDQAKVMALQGSEEATSSNERMRRMTTFVSNHTSHSWSKHKVLVWLLCFSRQFWSSINRADYMALRLGFITTHQLPLTYDFLNYMLRSMEDEFRDIVGISIPLWIFGIACILLGFHGTNIYFWLSFLPAILILLVGSKLHHIVVKLAVEITEVSPVGEFRRFNLRDELFWFGRPRVLLRIIQFISFQNAFEMASFIWSMWEIREGSCFTKNHTFLVIRLTFGVVSQIWCSFITFPLYVITTQMGSRFKKSIISNDVRKSLHGWQRRVKAKQGEHPFTLASKISNPSSDTTEDITESLYTTSGRMTGSSITRHASLEHDPPSGNQTSFYLTCRSEDDIDSDELEDMH encoded by the exons ATGGAAGAGGGAGGAAAATCATTGGCTGAAACCCCAACATGGGCTGTTGCAACTGTTATTTCTGCCATGGTTCTTCTTGGCTGGTTGTTTCTTGCCTCCCTTGAGCTTTTTGACAAG TGGTTGGATAGAACAAAGAGGAAAGCTCTTCTTGCCGCTCTTGAAAAGATCAGAGATG AACTAATGCTTTTCGGGCTTCTATCATTGCTGATGGGTCACTGGATTGTTTATGTGGCCAAGATCTGCATCAAAACATCCAAAGTGAGCAGACGATTTTACCCATGTGCACTGGAAAGTGAATTAGATGACCAAATATCTCGAATTGACATCTCTGATTTAAATAATACATTCAAGAATTATTCAGTTCCGCAACAGCTGATTAATACTGCAGTGCATCATTATTGCCCTGAG GGTCATGAATCGTTTGCTTCACATGAAAGTATGGAGCAGCTTCATCGGTTCTTGTTTGTTCTGGGCACCAGTCATGTATTTTACAGCTTTGTTGCAATTGCCCTTGCCATGATCAAG ATCTATAGCTGGAGAGTCTGGGAAGATCAAGCTAAGGTGATGGCTCTTCAAGGATCAGAAG AAGCTACTTCAAGCAATGAAAGAATGAGAAGAATGACTACATTCGTATCTAACCACACATCCCATTCTTGGAGCAAGCACAAGGTTTTGGTTTGGCTG CTTTGTTTCAGTCGCCAATTTTGGAGTTCTATAAATCGAGCTGACTACATGGCTTTGCGACTAGGATTCATAACA ACTCATCAGTTACCATTAACATATGATTTTCTTAATTATATGCTCCGAAGCATGGAGGATGAATTTCGAGATATTGTTGGCATAAG TATCCCACTCTGGATTTTTGGCATAGCATGCATTCTTCTTGGTTTTCATG GAACGAACATCTACTTTTGGCTTTCATTTCTTCCAGCAATT TTGATTCTGCTGGTCGGTTCTAAACTGCACCATATAGTGGTAAAGCTAGCTGTTGAAATAACAGAAGTAAGTCCAGTAGGAGAATTTCGCCGGTTTAACCTAAGAGATGAGTTATTCTGGTTTGGAAGGCCCAGGGTTTTATTGAGGATAATACAATTCATATCATTCCAG AATGCATTTGAGATGGCATCTTTTATTTGGTCAATG TGGGAGATTAGAGAAGGCAGTTGCTTCACAAAAAACCATACGTTCCTTGTAATCCGCTTGACATTTGG GGTAGTCTCTCAAATTTGGTGTAGCTTCATCACTTTCCCCCTCTATGTCATCACAACCCAG ATGGGTTCGAGGTTCAAGAAGTCCATAATTTCCAACGATGTGAGAAAGTCACTACATGGATGGCAAAGGAGGGTAAAGGCTAAGCAAGGAGAGCACCCCTTTACGCTCGCAAGTAAAATATCAAATCCATCATCTGATACAACAGAAGACATCACCGAGAGCTTGTACACAACCTCAGGCAGAATGACAGGATCCTCAATCACACGACATGCTTCTTTGGAACATGATCCCCCATCAGGGAATCAGACGTCATTTTATTTAACTTGTCGCTCTGAAGATGACATTGATAGTGACGAACTTGAAGATATGCATTAA